AATGCGGATCACGTCGTCCACCGGCGAGATGAACACCTTGCCGTCGCCGATTTTCCCCGTCTTTGCGCCATTCACGATGGCCGTGACGACCTTGTCCTTGATGTCGTCAGACACCACGACCTCGATTTTGATCTTCGGGAGGAAATCCACGGTATATTCGCTGCCGCGATAGACCTCGGTGTGGCCTTTCTGGCGGCCGAAGCCCTTCACCTCGGTAACAGTCATGCCTTCGACGCCGACGGCGGTCAGCGCTTCCTTAACGGCCTCGAGTTTGAACGGCTTGATAATGGCGGTGATAAGTTTCATGGGGTAGAAATTGTCTTTGCCCGGCAGTCTTCCGCTTTGTGAATCAGGCGCAAGCCTTTAGGCGGTCGCGGCGCATCCCGGACAAGAAATGAGCAGGCGAGCTGTTCAAGCCTGCGGGATGACGGTCTGGATGTGGAGCTCCTTGAGCTGCTTCGCGGTGACCGGCGTCGGGCTCTGGGCCATGAGGTCCTGCGCCTTCTGCGTCTTGGGGAACGCGATGACGTCACGGATGCTCGTGGTGCCGCAGAGCAGCGCACACATGCGGTCGAGGCCGAAGGCGATGCCGCCGTGCGGGGGCGCGCCATACTTGAAGGCCTTGAGCATGTAGCCAAAGCGGCTCTCGACCGTCTCGGCGGGGATTTTCAACACGTCCTTGAACACCTTCTCCTGCACCGCGGGCTGGTGGATGCGGATCGAGCCACCGCCGAGTTCCATGCCGTTCAAAACGCAGTCGTAATGCTGGCCGCGCACCGCCTTGGGGTCGGTGTCGAGCAATGCGGTGTCTTCCGTCACCGGGGCGGTGAACGGGTGGTGTGTGGCCGCGTAGCTGCCCTTCTCCTCGTCGTAGGACATGAGCGGGAAATCGACGACCCACAGAAAATTCCACTGGTCGGCGGGGATGCTGAGCTTGCCGCGCTTCACGAGCAGTTGCGCCGCTTCGAGGCGGATGCGGCCCAGGATCGCGCAGGCGCGCTCCCACGGAGCGGCCGCGAAAAACACGATGTCGCCGTCCTCGATGTTCAGCTTCTTGGTCAGCTCGGCCTTCTCGGCTTCGGAGAAGAACTTCACGATGGGCGACTTCCAGCCGCCGGCCTCGGCCTTGATGTAGGCGAGGCCTTTCGCGCCGAGGGTCTTGGCGATGTCCTCGAGCGCGCCGATCTCGCCCTGCGTGACATCGGCGAGGCCCTTCGCATTGAAGGCCTTGACCGAACCGTGCGCGGCAACGGTAGACTGGAAGACCTTGAAGCCGGAGGTCTTGAACGTCTCGGAAAAGTCCGCGATCTCCATCGCGAAGCGCGTGTCGGGCTTGTCCACGCCGTAGCGGTTCATCGCGTCCTTGTAGGCCATGCGCGGGAACGGCGTGGGCAGGTCGTGGTTGAGCACG
This DNA window, taken from Oleiharenicola lentus, encodes the following:
- a CDS encoding P-II family nitrogen regulator, whose amino-acid sequence is MKLITAIIKPFKLEAVKEALTAVGVEGMTVTEVKGFGRQKGHTEVYRGSEYTVDFLPKIKIEVVVSDDIKDKVVTAIVNGAKTGKIGDGKVFISPVDDVIRIRTDEHGDAAI
- the aspS gene encoding aspartate--tRNA ligase; translated protein: MLRTHHCGQLTKSNLGATVSLAGWVDSVRDHGGIIFVDLRDREGVTQVKFDSALRAQAAQLKDESVIGITGKVENRPEAMVNKNLPTGELEIDATELIIHNLSETPPFPLTDAGGDKVNEDLRLTYRYLDLRRPKMRKNLAVRHRATKSVRDYFDSQGFYEVETPALFKSTPEGAREYLVPSRIHPGEFYALSQSPQQFKQILMVAGVEKYFQIARCFRDEDLRADRQMEFTQIDVEVSFIDREGIYTLFEGMLKKVWKDVLNHDLPTPFPRMAYKDAMNRYGVDKPDTRFAMEIADFSETFKTSGFKVFQSTVAAHGSVKAFNAKGLADVTQGEIGALEDIAKTLGAKGLAYIKAEAGGWKSPIVKFFSEAEKAELTKKLNIEDGDIVFFAAAPWERACAILGRIRLEAAQLLVKRGKLSIPADQWNFLWVVDFPLMSYDEEKGSYAATHHPFTAPVTEDTALLDTDPKAVRGQHYDCVLNGMELGGGSIRIHQPAVQEKVFKDVLKIPAETVESRFGYMLKAFKYGAPPHGGIAFGLDRMCALLCGTTSIRDVIAFPKTQKAQDLMAQSPTPVTAKQLKELHIQTVIPQA